One window of the Alphaproteobacteria bacterium genome contains the following:
- a CDS encoding FtsX-like permease family protein codes for MIPRRGDLPLGGDANRRFIPLIVGAMVYLAALALAGTFALDRTVQQWSDGLRGALTVQLPGVAQDPEGAEAQTRIDTAVAMLRETAGILSARPLPHAQAQALLEPWLGAGDLPENLAIPIIVDVTIDPASRLNFEDLAQRLEDTIPGARLSDNGVFLQRLVTLARVVQLVGGVVVLIVGIATVSIVVFATRAGMTSHRDTIELLHLIGARDRYIARRFVAHALWYGLLGGVIGLILATLTLVALALAAQGVDDTVLPRLSLGLTAWVALLCVPIVSAVIAMITARITVMRALRRLP; via the coding sequence ATGATCCCGCGCCGAGGCGATTTGCCGCTCGGCGGCGACGCCAACCGCCGCTTCATTCCGTTGATCGTCGGGGCGATGGTCTATCTCGCTGCCTTGGCCCTGGCCGGCACCTTCGCGCTCGACCGGACCGTGCAGCAATGGAGCGACGGGTTGCGCGGTGCGCTGACGGTCCAGTTGCCCGGCGTGGCCCAGGACCCGGAGGGCGCCGAGGCCCAGACCCGGATCGATACAGCGGTCGCCATGCTGCGCGAAACCGCCGGCATCCTGAGCGCAAGGCCCTTGCCCCACGCCCAGGCCCAGGCACTGCTTGAACCCTGGCTCGGCGCCGGCGACTTGCCTGAAAACCTCGCCATTCCCATCATCGTCGACGTCACCATCGACCCCGCCAGTCGGCTCAACTTCGAAGACCTGGCGCAACGCTTGGAAGACACGATCCCCGGTGCACGACTCAGCGACAACGGCGTCTTCCTCCAGCGTCTCGTCACCTTGGCGCGCGTGGTGCAATTGGTTGGGGGCGTCGTCGTTCTGATCGTCGGCATCGCCACGGTATCGATCGTCGTCTTCGCCACCCGTGCCGGCATGACCTCGCACCGCGACACGATCGAACTGCTGCACTTGATCGGCGCGCGCGACCGCTACATCGCCCGGCGGTTCGTCGCCCATGCGCTGTGGTACGGCCTGCTCGGCGGCGTCATCGGGTTGATCTTGGCGACCCTCACGCTGGTCGCGCTCGCGCTGGCGGCCCAGGGAGTGGACGACACGGTACTGCCCCGCCTGTCCCTCGGCCTGACTGCCTGGGTCGCGTTGCTGTGCGTGCCCATTGTCTCGGCCGTGATCGCCATGATCACCGCGCGGATCACCGTGATGCGTGCCCTGCGGCGACTGCCCTGA
- a CDS encoding HAD-IIIA family hydrolase, producing MLVLLDRDGVLNEDRADFVKSPAELVMVPGAAAAVARLNAAGHTVAVVSNQSGVGRGLMTEGDLSAVNAALGDAVAAAGGQIDAVIVCTDPPWAATDRRKPGPGMLREALTQFAAAPADAVMIGDAVRDLEAAAALGIRRILVRTGKGRAAETALPPALQPVDVYDDLAAAVDVLIATGQP from the coding sequence ATGTTGGTCCTGCTCGATCGCGATGGCGTACTCAACGAAGACCGCGCCGACTTCGTCAAATCTCCAGCCGAATTGGTCATGGTGCCCGGCGCGGCGGCGGCGGTCGCGCGGCTCAACGCCGCCGGTCACACCGTCGCGGTGGTCAGCAATCAATCCGGCGTTGGGCGAGGCCTCATGACCGAGGGCGACCTCAGTGCCGTCAACGCCGCCCTGGGCGACGCCGTCGCTGCCGCCGGCGGCCAGATCGATGCCGTCATCGTCTGTACCGATCCGCCGTGGGCCGCCACCGATCGGCGCAAACCCGGCCCCGGGATGCTGCGTGAAGCCTTGACCCAATTCGCCGCCGCGCCCGCCGACGCCGTGATGATCGGCGACGCGGTGCGCGATTTGGAAGCCGCTGCCGCGCTCGGTATCCGCCGCATTCTGGTGCGGACCGGCAAGGGTCGCGCCGCCGAAACCGCGCTGCCGCCTGCACTCCAGCCGGTCGACGTCTACGACGACCTCGCGGCCGCGGTAGACGTCCTGATCGCGACGGGGCAACCATGA
- a CDS encoding lysophospholipid acyltransferase family protein, producing the protein MSLARALAFQIAFWLWSAAINLAWLPSLAMSPLATVRGQTIWAHGVMVLLRLLVGIRYEIRGRENIPPGAVLIAAKHQSAWDTMIFHIIAHDPAIVMKAELLKIPVYGWYCRHSRMIPIDRDTGSKAIRTMVDAAKAAAGAQRPIVIFPQGTRVAPGADAPYLPGVAALYRQLGIPVVPVALNSGVFWPRRSIRRKPGTIVLEYLPPIEPGLTRKDFMARLETAIEQGSGRLAKEAALKN; encoded by the coding sequence ATGAGCCTCGCCCGCGCCCTCGCTTTCCAAATCGCCTTTTGGCTGTGGTCGGCGGCGATCAACCTCGCCTGGCTGCCCTCGCTGGCGATGTCACCGCTGGCGACGGTGCGCGGCCAGACGATCTGGGCGCACGGGGTGATGGTCCTGCTGCGGCTGTTGGTCGGCATTCGCTACGAGATTCGCGGCCGCGAGAACATTCCGCCGGGTGCCGTGCTGATCGCCGCCAAGCATCAGTCGGCCTGGGACACGATGATCTTCCATATTATCGCCCACGATCCCGCCATCGTGATGAAAGCCGAACTTCTGAAGATCCCGGTCTACGGCTGGTACTGCCGCCACTCGCGCATGATCCCGATCGACCGCGACACCGGCTCGAAGGCGATCCGCACCATGGTCGACGCCGCCAAGGCCGCCGCAGGCGCGCAGCGCCCCATCGTGATCTTCCCCCAAGGCACCCGCGTCGCACCGGGCGCGGACGCCCCCTACCTGCCCGGCGTCGCCGCGCTTTACCGTCAGCTTGGCATTCCGGTGGTGCCGGTCGCGCTCAACTCCGGCGTCTTCTGGCCGCGCCGCTCGATCCGCCGCAAACCCGGCACCATCGTCCTTGAATACCTGCCACCGATCGAACCGGGCTTAACCCGCAAGGACTTCATGGCCCGGTTGGAAACCGCAATCGAACAGGGCTCTGGTCGATTGGCCAAAGAAGCAGCACTCAAGAACTAG
- a CDS encoding adenosylcobalamin-dependent ribonucleoside-diphosphate reductase, translating into MAALTPIAQQIWDMKYRLKAADGTPVDKSIEDTWRRVAKALAAPEKDADAWAEKFYGALADFKVLPAGRIIAGAGTDRRVTLFNCFVMNTIDDDMGTIFDNLREAALTMQQGGGIGYDFSTLRPKGALVKGVGADASGPLSFMDVWDAMCRTIMSAGHRRGAMMATLRCDHPDIEAFIEAKREPGRLRMFNLSVLVTDAFMDAVKNDGPWDLTFNGTIFDSVSARDLWNKIMRATFAFAEPGVIFIDRINRQNNLAYCETINATNPCGEQPLPPYGACLLGSVNLAKLVKDAFTPGAHLDTAALDEMTRLAVRMLDNAIDVSRFPLDSQEQEAKNKRRMGLGVTGLADALIMCGARYGSDAAVALTKEWMGTLRRAAYLASADLAAEKGSFPLFDKDLYLAGESVQQLDDDVRAAIAEKGIRNGLLTSVAPTGTISIFADNVSSGLEPVFSFTYKRNVLMPDGSRREEDVSDYAFRLYRRTFGETTALSDAFVDAQSLTPADHVRMQATVQAYIDSAVSKTVNVPEEIDFESFKDVYLSAYDQGCKGITTYRPNDITGAVLRTEPAKDTAQSELPLNAPPARPKDPFEAGGVVYMTQPLDRPGVLPGSTYKVRWPESDHAIYITVNDIIQDGRRRPFEVFINSKNMEHYAWTVALTRMISAVFRRGGDISFVVEELKAVFDPRGGYWVDGAYVPSLLAAIGDVIEKHLINIGFIAGPENKDDSALELRKVAGMEGGPSDARLRTCPRCSQPSLMRLEGCDTCTSCGFSKCG; encoded by the coding sequence ATGGCCGCCCTGACCCCGATCGCCCAGCAAATTTGGGACATGAAGTACCGCCTCAAGGCCGCCGACGGCACGCCCGTCGACAAATCGATCGAGGACACCTGGCGCCGGGTCGCCAAGGCCCTAGCCGCCCCCGAGAAGGACGCCGACGCCTGGGCCGAGAAATTCTACGGCGCCCTGGCCGACTTCAAGGTTCTGCCGGCGGGCCGCATTATCGCCGGCGCCGGCACCGACCGGCGCGTGACGTTGTTCAACTGCTTCGTCATGAACACCATCGACGACGACATGGGCACGATCTTCGACAACCTGCGCGAAGCGGCATTGACCATGCAGCAGGGCGGCGGCATCGGCTACGACTTCTCCACGCTGCGGCCCAAGGGCGCATTGGTGAAGGGCGTCGGCGCCGACGCCTCGGGCCCGCTCTCCTTCATGGATGTGTGGGATGCGATGTGCCGCACCATCATGTCGGCGGGCCACCGCCGCGGCGCAATGATGGCAACGCTGCGCTGCGACCATCCCGACATCGAAGCCTTCATCGAAGCCAAGCGCGAACCCGGTCGCCTGCGCATGTTCAATCTTTCGGTGCTGGTCACCGACGCCTTCATGGACGCCGTCAAGAACGACGGCCCGTGGGACCTCACCTTCAACGGCACGATCTTCGATTCGGTGTCGGCGCGCGACCTGTGGAACAAGATCATGCGGGCGACCTTCGCCTTTGCCGAACCCGGCGTGATCTTCATCGACCGGATCAACCGGCAGAACAACCTCGCCTATTGCGAAACGATCAACGCCACCAATCCATGCGGCGAACAGCCCCTGCCGCCCTACGGCGCCTGCCTGTTGGGCTCGGTCAACCTGGCGAAGCTGGTCAAGGACGCGTTTACCCCCGGCGCCCATCTCGACACCGCCGCGCTCGATGAGATGACGCGCCTCGCGGTGCGGATGCTCGACAACGCGATCGACGTGTCGCGCTTCCCGCTCGACTCCCAGGAACAGGAAGCCAAGAACAAGCGCCGCATGGGCTTAGGCGTCACCGGACTGGCCGACGCGCTGATCATGTGCGGCGCGCGCTACGGCAGCGATGCCGCGGTCGCCCTGACCAAGGAATGGATGGGCACGTTGCGGCGCGCCGCCTACCTCGCCTCGGCCGACCTCGCGGCCGAAAAAGGGTCGTTCCCGCTGTTCGACAAGGACCTCTACCTCGCAGGCGAGTCGGTGCAACAGCTGGACGACGACGTGCGCGCCGCCATCGCCGAGAAGGGTATCCGCAACGGCTTGCTGACCTCGGTCGCGCCGACCGGGACGATTTCGATCTTCGCCGACAACGTCTCCTCCGGCCTCGAACCGGTCTTCAGCTTTACCTACAAGCGCAACGTGCTGATGCCCGACGGCAGCCGCCGCGAGGAAGACGTCAGCGACTATGCCTTCCGCCTCTACCGGCGGACCTTCGGCGAGACCACCGCCCTGTCGGACGCCTTCGTCGATGCACAAAGCCTGACCCCCGCCGACCACGTGCGCATGCAGGCCACCGTGCAGGCCTATATCGATTCGGCGGTCTCCAAGACCGTCAACGTGCCCGAGGAAATCGATTTCGAATCGTTCAAGGACGTCTACCTCAGCGCCTACGATCAGGGCTGCAAGGGCATCACCACCTACCGCCCCAACGACATCACCGGTGCCGTCCTGCGCACCGAGCCGGCCAAGGACACCGCGCAATCCGAACTGCCGCTGAACGCGCCCCCTGCGCGGCCCAAGGATCCGTTCGAGGCCGGCGGCGTGGTCTACATGACCCAACCGCTGGACCGGCCCGGCGTGCTGCCGGGCTCGACCTACAAGGTGCGCTGGCCCGAAAGCGACCACGCAATCTACATCACCGTCAACGACATCATCCAGGACGGCCGGCGGCGGCCCTTCGAGGTGTTCATCAACTCCAAGAACATGGAGCACTACGCCTGGACCGTGGCGCTAACGCGGATGATCTCGGCAGTGTTCCGGCGCGGCGGCGATATTTCGTTCGTGGTCGAGGAACTCAAGGCGGTGTTCGACCCGCGCGGCGGCTATTGGGTCGACGGCGCCTACGTGCCTTCGCTCCTGGCCGCGATCGGCGACGTGATCGAAAAGCATCTGATCAACATCGGCTTCATCGCAGGGCCCGAAAACAAAGACGACTCCGCGCTCGAACTGCGCAAGGTCGCCGGCATGGAAGGCGGCCCGTCTGATGCCCGCCTGCGCACCTGCCCCCGCTGCTCGCAACCGTCCCTGATGCGCCTAGAGGGCTGCGACACCTGCACGAGCTGCGGGTTCAGTAAGTGCGGGTAG
- a CDS encoding gamma-glutamylcyclotransferase, translating into MQRNGEGDIWVFGYGSLMWNPGFPYAEVRSAQLHGYHRAFCLYSEHYRGTPERRGLVLGLDRGGSCVGRAFRVAAADAAAAMDYLIAREMFGHAVDVYALKWLRVALGVAPSGEAGSTSSPSPRARAGRGERQVSRGASVVRAACFVVNPAHDHYAGKLPPARIADIIAAASGQSGSNRDYLANTIAHLDELGIADGPLHAVHRLVSKV; encoded by the coding sequence GTGCAGCGAAACGGCGAGGGCGATATTTGGGTGTTCGGCTACGGGTCGCTGATGTGGAACCCGGGCTTTCCCTATGCCGAAGTCCGGTCCGCGCAACTGCATGGCTATCACCGCGCCTTCTGCCTTTATTCCGAACACTACCGCGGCACGCCCGAGCGGCGCGGACTCGTGCTGGGGCTGGACCGCGGCGGCTCGTGCGTGGGGCGGGCGTTCCGGGTGGCGGCTGCGGACGCGGCGGCGGCGATGGATTACCTCATTGCGCGCGAAATGTTCGGCCATGCGGTGGATGTGTATGCGTTGAAGTGGCTGCGGGTTGCGCTGGGCGTGGCACCAAGCGGCGAAGCCGGGTCTACCTCCTCCCCCTCGCCAAGGGCGAGGGCAGGGAGGGGGGAGAGACAAGTTTCGCGCGGCGCAAGCGTCGTGCGGGCGGCGTGTTTTGTCGTTAACCCGGCGCACGATCACTATGCCGGCAAATTGCCGCCCGCCCGGATCGCCGACATCATCGCTGCTGCTTCAGGGCAGAGCGGCAGCAACCGCGACTACCTCGCCAACACCATTGCCCATCTCGACGAACTGGGGATCGCCGACGGACCGCTGCATGCGGTGCACCGGTTGGTTTCCAAGGTGTGA
- a CDS encoding DUF2125 domain-containing protein — MAEYATAAFESRRRPRTKLWAALTVIVFAVIAAGLYTAFWFDAAERLKIGIVEWTAQQRADGNFVVLNDLKITGFPLAFTLTADQAVVGRTNERTFSWRAEGFRARAWVWAPRTLAVSAPDNGLTFSARGNSRNVEMNAASLAMTVELDGANWPRVITARFERPVLRILGIRDEIAASTLSLNATTAPDGQGSLALDAIDITSGQALLQRLGGTVDRLKATADLKGAWTVGPLERQLDAWRLAGGTLEVRDTRLEWSGLTVDADGTFSLDEELRPLGAMTATFLGLSDFIDRLQAAEIVRPRDAAAAKVSINLLGERTEGGRIRIPVTAQFGRLSVGPVGLGDLLPVTDLLYIPNLQ; from the coding sequence ATGGCTGAATACGCCACCGCCGCCTTCGAAAGCCGGCGCCGGCCGCGCACCAAATTGTGGGCGGCGCTGACCGTCATCGTCTTCGCCGTGATCGCGGCGGGGCTCTATACCGCGTTCTGGTTCGACGCCGCCGAACGGCTCAAGATCGGTATTGTTGAGTGGACCGCGCAGCAGCGCGCGGACGGCAACTTCGTCGTCCTAAACGATCTCAAAATCACCGGCTTTCCGCTCGCCTTTACGCTCACGGCCGACCAAGCCGTGGTTGGGCGTACCAACGAACGAACGTTTTCCTGGCGCGCCGAAGGGTTCCGCGCCCGCGCCTGGGTATGGGCGCCGCGTACCTTGGCGGTTAGCGCACCCGATAACGGCTTGACCTTTTCGGCGCGCGGCAATTCGCGCAACGTCGAAATGAATGCCGCCAGCCTAGCCATGACGGTTGAACTCGACGGCGCCAACTGGCCGCGCGTCATCACTGCGCGCTTCGAGCGGCCGGTCCTGCGCATCCTTGGCATCCGCGACGAGATCGCCGCCAGCACACTGTCCCTGAATGCGACGACGGCGCCCGACGGCCAGGGGTCGCTGGCCCTCGACGCGATCGATATCACCAGCGGACAAGCGCTGCTGCAGCGCCTGGGCGGCACGGTCGATCGTCTCAAAGCGACCGCCGACCTCAAGGGCGCTTGGACGGTGGGACCGCTTGAACGCCAACTCGACGCTTGGCGGCTGGCCGGGGGCACGTTGGAGGTGCGCGATACGCGGCTGGAGTGGAGCGGCCTTACGGTCGATGCCGATGGCACCTTCTCGCTCGACGAAGAGCTGCGCCCGCTGGGCGCGATGACCGCGACGTTCCTGGGCCTATCCGACTTCATCGACCGGCTGCAAGCAGCCGAGATCGTGCGCCCGCGCGATGCCGCCGCCGCAAAGGTATCGATCAATCTGTTGGGCGAACGTACCGAGGGGGGCCGCATTCGCATCCCCGTAACCGCGCAGTTCGGCCGCCTGTCGGTGGGCCCGGTCGGTTTAGGCGACCTGTTGCCGGTGACCGACCTTTTGTACATCCCCAACCTGCAATAG
- a CDS encoding prephenate/arogenate dehydrogenase family protein has protein sequence MTEAQRPFTRLAIIGLGLIGASISHAARAHGAAETVAGFDAAADIRARARALGLGDIAEDIGAAVRGADLVILAVPVGAVGAVAAEIAPHLAPGAIVSDTGSVKESILRDVAPHLPEGVHLVPSHPVAGTEFSGPDAGFAELFEKRWCILTPAEGTDPAAVARVAALWRTLGSKTEIMDAAHHDRVLAITSHLPHLIAYNIVRTADDLETVTESEVFKYSAGGFRDFTRIAASDPVMWRDIFLNNKDAVLEMLGRFTEDLSALQRAIRWGDAETLETLFRRTRDIRRGIIAAGQDEPEHLKKS, from the coding sequence ATGACAGAGGCGCAGCGCCCGTTCACGCGGCTAGCCATCATCGGCCTGGGATTGATCGGCGCGTCGATCAGCCATGCCGCCCGGGCCCATGGCGCCGCCGAAACGGTGGCAGGTTTCGATGCGGCGGCGGACATCCGCGCCCGTGCCCGCGCGCTCGGTTTAGGCGACATCGCCGAGGACATCGGCGCGGCGGTACGCGGCGCCGACCTCGTGATCCTGGCCGTACCGGTCGGCGCGGTGGGCGCGGTGGCGGCCGAGATCGCGCCGCACCTCGCACCTGGCGCCATCGTCAGCGACACAGGCTCGGTCAAGGAATCGATTTTGCGCGACGTTGCGCCGCATTTGCCTGAAGGGGTTCACCTCGTCCCGTCGCATCCGGTCGCGGGGACCGAATTTTCGGGCCCCGATGCGGGCTTCGCCGAACTGTTCGAAAAACGCTGGTGCATTCTGACACCCGCCGAAGGTACCGATCCGGCGGCGGTCGCGCGGGTCGCTGCGCTGTGGCGCACCTTGGGCAGCAAAACCGAAATCATGGACGCGGCCCACCACGACCGGGTGCTGGCGATCACCTCGCACCTGCCGCATTTGATCGCCTACAACATTGTGCGCACCGCCGACGACCTGGAGACCGTCACCGAATCGGAAGTGTTCAAATATTCGGCCGGTGGTTTTCGCGACTTCACTCGCATTGCCGCCAGCGATCCGGTGATGTGGCGCGATATTTTTCTCAACAATAAAGACGCAGTGCTGGAAATGCTGGGCCGCTTTACCGAAGACCTCTCGGCGCTCCAGCGCGCAATTCGCTGGGGCGATGCCGAGACGTTGGAGACGCTGTTCCGGCGCACCCGCGACATCCGCCGCGGCATAATCGCGGCGGGCCAGGACGAGCCCGAGCATTTGAAAAAATCCTAA
- the hisC gene encoding histidinol-phosphate transaminase — protein MTHPPSPRPHAGVMDITPYKGGEADAPGIDNIVKLSSNESALGPSPKAIDAFKAAAATLHRYPDGEARVLREAIGRRHGVSPAQIVCGAGSDELISLLITAYAGPGEEVLYTEHGFLMYRISAMAAGAVPVAAPERDLRADVDQLLARVTSRTRIVFLANPNNPTGSYVTSAELQRLRDGLPSDVILAIDAAYAEYVGAADYSAGQDLVAGHDNVVMLRTFSKIYGLSALRVGWCYAAPAIADALNRVRGPFNVNAAAQAAAVAAIEDARFEAKARAHNDQWLPWLARELAGLGLPTAPSVGNFLIADFGGAERAQAGFAFLRSRGILVRLIAGYGLPQYLRVSVGLADDNAAAIAALKDFVAANPAR, from the coding sequence ATGACTCACCCACCGAGCCCCCGGCCCCACGCCGGTGTCATGGACATCACGCCCTACAAGGGCGGCGAGGCCGACGCGCCGGGGATCGACAACATCGTCAAATTATCGTCGAACGAGTCTGCGCTCGGCCCCAGCCCGAAGGCGATCGACGCGTTCAAGGCAGCGGCGGCAACGCTGCACCGCTATCCCGACGGCGAAGCGCGCGTGCTGCGCGAAGCCATCGGCCGGCGGCACGGGGTATCGCCCGCGCAGATCGTGTGCGGCGCGGGCTCGGACGAACTGATTTCGCTGTTGATCACCGCCTATGCCGGACCGGGCGAGGAAGTGCTGTACACCGAGCACGGCTTCTTGATGTACCGGATCTCGGCGATGGCGGCGGGCGCAGTACCGGTGGCTGCGCCCGAACGCGATCTGCGCGCCGACGTCGACCAGTTGCTGGCCCGGGTGACTTCGCGCACGCGGATCGTCTTCCTGGCCAACCCGAACAACCCGACCGGCAGCTACGTCACATCGGCTGAACTGCAGCGGTTGCGCGACGGCCTGCCGAGCGACGTCATTTTGGCGATCGACGCGGCCTATGCCGAGTATGTCGGCGCGGCCGATTACAGCGCCGGGCAGGACCTTGTCGCGGGCCACGACAATGTCGTGATGCTGCGCACGTTCTCGAAGATTTACGGCCTGTCGGCGTTGCGTGTGGGTTGGTGCTACGCCGCCCCGGCGATTGCCGACGCGCTGAACCGCGTGCGCGGTCCATTCAACGTCAATGCCGCCGCCCAGGCCGCGGCGGTCGCGGCGATCGAAGATGCGCGCTTCGAAGCCAAGGCGCGCGCCCACAACGACCAATGGCTGCCCTGGCTTGCCCGCGAACTTGCAGGATTGGGCTTGCCCACGGCGCCCAGCGTCGGAAACTTTTTGATCGCCGATTTCGGCGGCGCGGAACGGGCCCAGGCCGGCTTCGCGTTTTTGCGGTCGCGCGGCATCCTGGTGCGTTTGATTGCCGGTTACGGGTTGCCGCAATACCTGCGCGTTTCGGTGGGCCTGGCCGACGACAATGCCGCCGCCATCGCCGCCCTGAAAGACTTCGTCGCGGCGAATCCGGCTCGATGA
- a CDS encoding chorismate mutase, producing the protein MSNDTTDLDALRREIDEIDARLLAAIAARTDVVRRVGAAKGGGPILRPGREATVLRTLLAGTETGLPQPVVGRIWRELIAAYCRLQGPLEVAVCAPEKSVGYWDLARDHFGSATHMSLHKSPTVVLRAVSEGAATVGILPQPHDGEADPWWRYMSGGGDNMPRVIGRLPFVDNPGARFEDLQAMVVGCLPYDESGDDLSWLVVSTDEQISRRSLTDHLKAVDLGGRAISSFSERGAGDSYLFEVDGYVTSADPRLAAFAKRVGSARLSAAGSYARPFSRA; encoded by the coding sequence ATGAGCAACGACACAACCGATCTCGACGCGCTCCGGCGCGAAATTGACGAAATCGACGCCCGATTGTTGGCGGCGATCGCGGCACGAACCGATGTCGTGCGGCGGGTCGGCGCGGCTAAGGGGGGCGGCCCGATCTTGCGGCCCGGACGCGAAGCCACGGTCCTGCGGACGTTGTTGGCGGGGACCGAAACCGGCCTACCGCAACCCGTCGTCGGGCGGATTTGGCGCGAACTGATTGCCGCCTATTGCCGCCTGCAAGGGCCGTTGGAGGTCGCGGTCTGCGCCCCGGAAAAATCGGTCGGTTACTGGGATCTGGCGCGCGACCATTTCGGGTCGGCGACACACATGTCCTTGCACAAATCCCCCACCGTGGTGCTGCGGGCGGTGTCCGAGGGCGCGGCAACCGTTGGCATTTTGCCCCAGCCACACGACGGCGAGGCCGATCCGTGGTGGCGGTATATGAGCGGTGGCGGCGACAACATGCCGCGCGTGATCGGGCGTTTGCCGTTCGTCGACAACCCGGGCGCGCGGTTCGAAGACCTCCAGGCGATGGTCGTGGGTTGCCTGCCTTACGACGAAAGCGGCGACGATTTGAGCTGGCTCGTGGTCAGCACCGACGAACAAATCAGCCGGCGGTCTTTGACTGATCATCTCAAAGCCGTCGATCTCGGCGGTCGGGCGATTTCATCATTCTCCGAACGCGGCGCGGGCGATTCCTACCTGTTCGAGGTCGATGGCTACGTTACGTCAGCCGACCCAAGGCTCGCCGCGTTCGCCAAGCGCGTCGGCAGCGCGCGCCTGTCCGCGGCGGGCTCCTACGCGCGGCCCTTTTCACGCGCTTGA
- a CDS encoding homoserine O-acetyltransferase → MAVADPMEVSRSSPSAVSGQFVELGAAGPLRLDSGTELAAFGVAYQTYGTLNADKSNAVLVCHALTGDQHAANDHPMTQKPGWWDIMIGPGRPLDTDRYFVICANVLGGCMGSTGPGEINPETGKPWGLAFPVITIGDMVRAQARLLDHLGIDQLFCVIGGSMGGMQALQWASAYPERVFASVPIAAASRHSAQNIAFHEVGRQAIMADRDWHGGAYHDHGTTPRAGLAVARMAAHITYLSEAALRRKFGRKLQDRDRITFGFDADFQVESYLRHQGMTFVDRFDANSYLYITRAMDYFDLAAEHGGSLAAAFHKTPVRFCAISFTSDWLFPTSDSREVVKALNSEAANVSFVEVDTDKGHDAFLLDEPEFHKTLVGFLNGAADKRGLKKP, encoded by the coding sequence ATGGCGGTCGCCGATCCCATGGAAGTCTCGCGCTCATCGCCAAGCGCCGTCAGCGGCCAGTTCGTCGAATTGGGCGCCGCCGGACCCTTGCGCCTGGACAGCGGGACCGAACTCGCCGCCTTCGGGGTGGCCTACCAAACCTACGGCACCCTCAACGCCGACAAGTCCAATGCCGTCCTGGTGTGCCACGCGCTAACCGGCGACCAGCACGCCGCCAACGACCACCCGATGACGCAAAAACCGGGGTGGTGGGACATCATGATTGGACCGGGCCGACCGCTCGATACCGATCGCTACTTCGTCATCTGCGCCAATGTCCTTGGCGGGTGCATGGGCTCGACCGGGCCCGGCGAGATCAATCCTGAAACCGGCAAGCCGTGGGGCCTCGCCTTTCCGGTCATCACCATCGGCGACATGGTGCGGGCCCAGGCCCGCCTCCTCGACCACCTCGGGATCGACCAACTGTTTTGCGTCATCGGCGGATCGATGGGCGGGATGCAGGCGTTGCAGTGGGCCTCGGCCTACCCTGAGCGCGTCTTCGCATCGGTACCGATCGCCGCCGCGTCGCGCCATTCGGCCCAGAACATCGCCTTCCACGAGGTCGGCCGCCAAGCGATCATGGCAGACCGCGACTGGCACGGCGGCGCCTACCACGACCACGGCACCACGCCGCGCGCCGGTCTCGCGGTGGCGCGCATGGCCGCTCATATCACCTACCTGTCCGAAGCGGCGCTGCGCCGCAAGTTCGGTCGCAAGCTGCAGGACCGCGACCGCATCACCTTCGGCTTCGACGCCGACTTCCAGGTCGAAAGCTACCTGCGCCACCAGGGCATGACCTTCGTCGACCGCTTCGATGCAAACTCCTATCTCTACATCACCCGCGCGATGGACTACTTCGACCTTGCGGCCGAGCACGGCGGCAGCCTTGCTGCGGCCTTCCACAAAACGCCGGTTAGGTTCTGCGCGATCTCCTTCACGTCGGACTGGCTGTTCCCAACGTCGGACAGCCGCGAAGTGGTCAAGGCGCTGAACTCCGAGGCAGCCAACGTCAGCTTCGTCGAAGTCGACACCGACAAGGGCCACGACGCCTTTCTGCTTGACGAGCCCGAATTCCACAAAACGCTGGTCGGGTTCCTCAACGGCGCCGCCGACAAACGCGGCTTGAAAAAACCGTGA